A genomic region of Bombus terrestris chromosome 12, iyBomTerr1.2, whole genome shotgun sequence contains the following coding sequences:
- the LOC100645212 gene encoding intersectin-1 isoform X10, with translation MATPQTPGMDPWVIQPRERARYREQFDSLKPINGVVTGEQAKEFLLKSQLPPVILGQIWALSDTDADGKMDINEFSIACKLINLKLRGFEIPKALPSALIQSLKSLSASDSNVTNLTNGAANILPQNNVASLVNLSAPPQVPVQPLISGMPMTGSVPRPLIGPPPVNGPLPGHAIRPVSPMTLPGANFSPATSGPPPKPAPPSFPNSPVATGISPIKVPPVSATAIVPPVVQSVQPMTTSTMDLLDLEFSGMSAAAPIAPLNTTPTPMAAFGMAQAMPMQPLSCTSMIAGGSTMVPSIAPMSTGTGVVSTPPVVGLPLVSATTASTLVNGVIAQTPVSTSTPLSTTARPPSIDRVGSVDSQHSQHSVGSPQSVEWAVPHQTKLKYTQLFNTWDRARSGFLSGPQARNIMVQSQLPQQVLAQIWALADMDSDGRLSCDEFVLAMHLCDIAKLGEKIPTTLPIELIPPAFRRQRQSSLTLSQTGTENVDPSAGMPQTSFEDKRKENFEKGQAELERRRKALLEIQRKEQEERERKEREEAEKQEKIRLEQERRRQAEIEKQMQRQKEIEQEKEEQRKRAQEQREAARKEMERQRQLEWEKQKSQELQTQRQKEQDVLLKLKARNQTLTIELGTLNDKVKELSQKICDTRVGVSGVKTTIDGMRSTRDAQLQEMAALKNKLREQNQRLLALSQEKARIEAKNKLNTAMESAGQEAIKMAFDNKQITLKQMKDKIADLQQQIDAKMADIENNNGQLQDIKTQLETLMADCKNLYLTFEDKKLKVLELRASGGTGAGTDYTTSAWGDSGWNDTSAAVNDSAWPVNDTTTTNAVEETTPGVMKYRALYEFIARNQDEISFQPGDIILVPPVQNAEPGWMAGEIRGHTGWFPESYVEPIDVGSANDNAFIQQDSVEKRTLEGIAEVPENVSDAGSLGDEPPPVEPIIPTLGLGVVCDIQVTTLYHYRPTIEQHLLFEKGDIIKVDEQQGDWWYGTSGNGAKGWFPKSYVKEISANQTAIVEGLNEYYVALYPYDSAEVGDLTFNQGEVILVTKKEGDWWTGTTGDRNGIFPANYVEKCDAPDQGASITTNVSETTAITETTEDTTTSNHETATSIAQATLQAEKTAEQLEDERQAAEDRAELPDFSAMAAQQYHKRGRKPEIVQVIAPYQATSSEQLDLQKGQLIMIRKKTDSGWWEGELQARGKKRQIGWFPASYVKPLTSSSNRSTPVSHGYQDSPTDPNIERVMALYPYQAQNEDELSFEKGDVITVLAKDEAAWWKGELNGMSGVFPSNYVSPMSNEMTTNLLMAGLDSMERKRQEYIKELITTEQAYIEDMRLVHEVFEKPLIESLVLTMDEVDKIFVNWRDIIACNDNFLRTLRIRRDNSEGAIVRMIGDILCENIPRMSAYIRFCSCQISAAVYLQRLTETMPEFVKVAQICQQDPRTKGMPLSSFLIKPMQRITKYPLIIGKILEHTPVDHPDRQYLQEALAKAEEFCTQVNEGVREKENSDRLEWLQTHVACDGLEEQLIFNSLTNSLGPRKLLHFGILHKAKSGKELVGFLTNDFLLFAQPVLSRKSLSSGQQFSFERNEHQKFKMYRKPIFLNELSFLGDSEMNGNINLGSCEGSENSTKILRLKDQKKPIILLAPSPSECSLWIRRITEARKKFMENEKTRLQRQRSKQAQFGACGRILVTVLEGFNLKTIPVRRRPPQGRLRLVVVEAEDLIMLKKGKCNTFCKVSMGSQEERTGVISGTDCPLWDTSMQFQVKDLLEDTLCITVFDKGYYSPDEFLGRAEIRVADIMRDSRDSCGPIQKRIQLHEVEKGVVVLKLDLRLFGNR, from the exons ATGGCCACCCCTCAAACTCCGG GTATGGATCCTTGGGTAATCCAACCCAGAGAACGTGCAAGATATAGAGAGCAGTTTGATTCTTTAAAACCAATCAATGGAGTTGTTACTGGAGAGCAAGCAAAAGAATTTTTACTTAAATCACAGCTTCCACCTGTTATCCTTGGACAAATATG GGCTTTATCAGATACAGATGCAGATGGAAAAATGGACATAAATGAATTTAGTATtgcatgtaaattaattaatttaaagttaCGTGGTTTTGAAATTCCTAAAGCCTTGCCTTCAGCTTTAATACAGAGTTTGAAGTCACTTTCTGCCA GTGATAGTAATGTTACGAACTTAACAAACGGAGCCGCTAATATTCTACCACAGAATAATGTTGCTTCATTAGTAAATTTATCTGCTCCACCGCAAGTTCCAGTACAGCCTTTAATTAGTGGGATGCCTATGACTGGATCTGTTCCACGTCCGCTTATAGGACCACCACCTGTAAATGGACCATTACCAGGACATGCTATTAGGCCTGTTTCACCAATGACCTTACCAG GGGCAAATTTTTCACCTGCTACTAGTGGTCCACCACCAAAGCCAGCACCGCCTTCATTTCCTAATAGCCCTGTCGCTACTGGGATTTCACCAATCAAAGTTCCACCTGTTTCTGCCACGGCTATTGTTCCTCCTGTTGTTCAATCTGTACAACCAATGACTACATCTACCATGG ATTTACTTGATCTTGAGTTTTCAG GGATGTCTGCAGCAGCACCAATTGCACCCTTAAATACAACTCCAACACCAATGGCTGCTTTTGGTATGGCACAAGCAATGCCTATGCAACCATTGTCTTGTACTAGTATGATTGCAGGTGGTTCTACTATGGTACCATCTATTGCACCAATGTCCACTG GAACTGGTGTAGTATCGACTCCTCCAGTTGTGGGTTTACCTCTAGTATCAGCAACCACAGCAAGTACGTTGGTGAATGGTGTAATTGCTCAAACACCAGTATCCACAAGTACACCATTAAGCACAACTGCACGTCCACCAAGTATAGATAGGGTGGGTTCGGTTGATTCACAACATAGTCAGCATTCAGTAGGTTCTCCACAATCTGTGGAATGGGCTGTACCTCatcaaacaaaattgaaatatactcAATTATTTAATACCTGGGACAGGGCGCGATCTGGGTTTCTATCTGGCCCTCAGGCCAGAAATATTATGGTGCAGTCACAATTACCTCAACAAGTGTTGGCACAGATatg GGCGTTAGCGGACATGGATTCGGATGGTCGTTTGAGTTGTGACGAATTTGTATTAGCAATGCATTTATGTGATATAGCTAAGCTTGGTGAAAAGATACCTACCACGTTACCAATTGAACTTATACCACCTGCATTCAGACGTCAACGACAAAGTAGCTTAACACTTTCACAAACTGGAACGGAAAATGTAGATCCATCGGCTGGTATGCCGCAA ACCTCTTTTGAAGACAAACGTAAAGAAAACTTTGAGAAAGGACAAGCGGAGCTAGAACGTAGACGCAAGGCTTTATTAGAAATTCAACGTAAAGAACAAGAGGAACGTGAAcgaaaagaaagggaagaagctgagaaacaagagaaaattaG ATTAGAACAAGAAAGACGAAGACAAGCAGAGATTGAGAAACAAATGCAAAGGCAGAAAGAGATTGAACAGGAAAAGGAAGAACAACGAAAACGAGCTCAAGAACAAAGAGAAGCAGCAAgaaa AGAGATGGAAAGACAACGACAATTAGAATGGGAAAAACAGAAATCACAAGAGCTTCAAACTCAGAGGCAAAAAGAACAAGATGTCTTACTAAAATTGAAAGCAAGAAATCAAACATTAACTATCGAATTAGGAACACTT AACGATAAAGTGAAAGAACTATCACAAAAAATCTGTGACACTCGAGTTGGTGTATCTGGAGTAAAAACGACGATTGATGGAATGCGGTCGACACGTGATGCACAGTTACAAGAGATGGCTGCCTTAAAGAATAAACTTAGAGAACAAAACCAAAGATTACTAGCCTTGAGTCAAGAGAAAGCTCGAATCGAAGCAAAGAATAAGCTAAATACAGCTATGGAATCGGCGGGCCAAGAAGCAATCAAAATGGCATTTGATAATAAACAAATTACCCTGAAACAAATGAAGGATAAAATTGCTGATTTACAACAGCAG attGATGCTAAAATGGctgacatagaaaataataatggcCAGCTTCAAGATATTAAAACGCAACTGGAAACTTTAATGGCTGACTGTAAGAACCTTTACTTAACTTTCgaagataaaaaattaaaagttttagAACTCAGAGCAAGTGGTGGTACTGGAGCTGGTACCGATTATACAACATCTGCATGGGGTGATAGTGGTTGGAATGATACTTCAGCGGCAGTTAACGATTCTGCATGGCCTGTTAATGATACCACCACAACTAATGCAGTGGAAGAAACTACTCCAGGGGTTATGAAATATAGAGCTTTATACGAATTTATAGCTAGAAATCAAGACGAAATATCGTTTCAACCTGGTGATATTATCTTG GTACCGCCTGTTCAAAACGCAGAACCAGGATGGATGGCTGGCGAAATTCGTGGTCATACTGGTTGGTTCCCGGAATCTTATGTAGAACCAATAGATGTTGGCAGCGCAAATGATAATGCTTTCATACAACAAGACAGTGTGGAGAAGAGAACGTTAGA AGGGATTGCTGAAGTTCCCGAGAATGTATCTGATGCCGGATCACTAGGCGATGAGCCTCCTCCTGTTGAACCTATCATACCTACTCTTGGATTAGGTGTAGTTTGTGATATACAAGTAACCACTTTGTATCACTATCGTCCTACGATAGAGCAACATCTTCTCTTTGAAAAAGGAGATATTATTAAAGTAGATGAACAGCAG GGTGATTGGTGGTATGGTACATCTGGTAATGGAGCTAAGGGTTGGTTCCCTAAATCGTATGTCAAGGAAATTTCTGCTAATCAAACTGCAATAGTTGAAGGACTCAATGAATACTACGTAGCCTTATATCCATATGATTCCGCCGAGGTTGGAGACTTAACATTCAACCAAGGAGAAGTTATATTAGTCACTAAAAAGGAAGGTGATTGGTGGACAGGCACTACAGGAGATAGGAATGGAATTTTTCCTGCCAATTATGTAGAAAAATGCGATGCTCCAGATCAG GGTGCCTCAATAACTACTAACGTATCTGAAACAACCGCGATTACTGAAACAACTGAAGACACAACCACAAGTAATCATGAAACAGCTACTTCAATTGCTCAGGCAACATTG CAAGCAGAGAAAACTGCTGAGCAGCTCGAAGATGAAAGACAAGCCGCGGAAGATAGAGCAGAATTGCCAGATTTTTCCGCAATGGCTGCGCAGCAG TATCATAAG AGAGGAAGAAAACCTGAAATTGTACAAGTTATTGCACCTTATCAAGCCACTAGCTCTGAGCAGTTAGATTTACAAAAGGGGCAATTAATAATGATTCGTAAGAAGACAGATAGTGGCTGGTGGGAAGGAGAATTACAG GCACGTGGTAAAAAAAGACAAATTGGTTGGTTCCCAGCTTCTTATGTTAAACCTTTAACCAGTAGTAGCAATCGAAGTACACCTGTTTCTCATGGATATCAAGACTCTCCTACAGATCCAAATATTG AACGCGTTATGGCATTGTACCCGTATCAGGCTCAAAATGAGGATGAATTAAGTTTCGAGAAAGGCGATGTTATAACCGTACTTGCAAAGGATGAAGCAGCATGGTGGAAAGGCGAATTAAATGGAATGTCTGGCGTTTTCCCTAGTAATTATGTATCTCCTATGT CTAATGAGATGACAACTAACTTACTAATGGCTGGATTGGATTCCATGGAAAGAAAACGACAAGAATACATAAAAGAACTTATCACAACTGAACAAGCATATATAGAAGACATGAGACTTGTTCACGAG GTTTTCGAGAAACCTCTAATTGAAAGTTTAGTTTTAACCATGGATGAagtagataaaatatttgttaattggAGAGATATTATTGCGTGTAACGATAATTTCTTAAG aacATTACGGATACGACGAGATAATAGCGAAGGAGCGATTGTAAGAATGATTGGAGACATTCTatgtgaaaat ATACCTAGAATGTCAGCATATATAAGATTCTGCAGTTGTCAAATATCCGCTGCTGTCTATCTTCAGAGATTGACTGAAACTATGCCAGAATTTGTCAAAGTTGCTCAAATTTGTCAGCAAGATCCACGTACAAAAGGAATGCCTTTGAGCTCTTTCCTTATAAAACCAATGCAAAGGATAACAAAGTATCCTCTTATTATTGGCAAA attttagaGCACACACCAGTTGACCATCCTGATAGGCAATATCTCCAAGAAGCATTGGCTAAAGCAGAAGAATTTTGTACTcag GTAAATGAAGGAgttagagagaaagaaaatagtgATAGATTAGAATGGTTGCAAACACATGTGGCATGTGATGGTCTTGAAGAACAACTTATCTTTAATTCTTTAACCAATTCTTTAGGTCCACGAAAACTTCTTCATTTTGGTATACTTCATAAG GCAAAAAGTGGAAAAGAACTTGTTGGATTTCTCACAAACGACTTTTTACTATTTGCTCAACCAGTACTCAGCAGAAAGTCTTTATCCAGTGGACAACAGTTTTCATTTGAGAGAAACGAACATCAAAAATTCAAGATGTATAGAAAG ccaatatttttaaacgaattatCTTTTCTGGGTGATTCAGAGATGAATGGTAATATTAATTTAGGTTCCTGTGAAGGTTCAGAAAATTCAACCAAAATATTGAGACTAAAAGACCAAAAAAAGCCAATAATATTATTAGCACCGTCTCCAAGCGAATGTTCACTATGGATCAGAAGAATTACAGAAGCAAGAAAGAAATTTATGGAGAACgaaaaaacacgtttgcaaaGACAAAGATCAA AGCAGGCGCAATTTGGAGCGTGTGGCAGAATTCTTGTTACAGTGCTTGAAGGTTTCAATTTAAAGACAATACCTG TTCGCAGAAGACCACCCCAGGGTAGACTTCGATTAGTAGTTGTGGAAGCTGAAGATTTAATTATGTTGAAAAAAG GAAAGTGCAATACATTTTGTAAAGTGAGTATGGGCTCACAAGAAGAGAGAACGGGTGTCATATCAGGAACTGATTGTCCTTTATGGGATACATCAATGCAGTTTCAAGTAAAGGATTTACTTGAGGATACTTTATGTATCACGGTCTTCGATAAAGGCTATTATAGTCCAGATG AATTCCTCGGCCGAGCAGAAATAAGAGTTGCTGACATAATGAGAGATAGTAGAGATTCGTGTGGGCCAATACAGAAACGTATTCAGTTACACGAAGTCGAAAAAGGCGTCGTTGTGTTGAAGTTGGATTTACGACTCTTTGGTAATCGATAA
- the LOC100645212 gene encoding intersectin-1 isoform X8: MATPQTPGMDPWVIQPRERARYREQFDSLKPINGVVTGEQAKEFLLKSQLPPVILGQIWALSDTDADGKMDINEFSIACKLINLKLRGFEIPKALPSALIQSLKSLSASDSNVTNLTNGAANILPQNNVASLVNLSAPPQVPVQPLISGMPMTGSVPRPLIGPPPVNGPLPGHAIRPVSPMTLPGIVPSTSTTTTTTTTPSGGPSQRPTPPSNIGANFSPATSGPPPKPAPPSFPNSPVATGISPIKVPPVSATAIVPPVVQSVQPMTTSTMDLLDLEFSGMSAAAPIAPLNTTPTPMAAFGMAQAMPMQPLSCTSMIAGGSTMVPSIAPMSTGTGVVSTPPVVGLPLVSATTASTLVNGVIAQTPVSTSTPLSTTARPPSIDRVGSVDSQHSQHSVGSPQSVEWAVPHQTKLKYTQLFNTWDRARSGFLSGPQARNIMVQSQLPQQVLAQIWALADMDSDGRLSCDEFVLAMHLCDIAKLGEKIPTTLPIELIPPAFRRQRQSSLTLSQTGTENVDPSAGMPQTSFEDKRKENFEKGQAELERRRKALLEIQRKEQEERERKEREEAEKQEKIRLEQERRRQAEIEKQMQRQKEIEQEKEEQRKRAQEQREAARKEMERQRQLEWEKQKSQELQTQRQKEQDVLLKLKARNQTLTIELGTLNDKVKELSQKICDTRVGVSGVKTTIDGMRSTRDAQLQEMAALKNKLREQNQRLLALSQEKARIEAKNKLNTAMESAGQEAIKMAFDNKQITLKQMKDKIADLQQQIDAKMADIENNNGQLQDIKTQLETLMADCKNLYLTFEDKKLKVLELRASGGTGAGTDYTTSAWGDSGWNDTSAAVNDSAWPVNDTTTTNAVEETTPGVMKYRALYEFIARNQDEISFQPGDIILVPPVQNAEPGWMAGEIRGHTGWFPESYVEPIDVGSANDNAFIQQDSVEKRTLEGIAEVPENVSDAGSLGDEPPPVEPIIPTLGLGVVCDIQVTTLYHYRPTIEQHLLFEKGDIIKVDEQQGDWWYGTSGNGAKGWFPKSYVKEISANQTAIVEGLNEYYVALYPYDSAEVGDLTFNQGEVILVTKKEGDWWTGTTGDRNGIFPANYVEKCDAPDQGASITTNVSETTAITETTEDTTTSNHETATSIAQATLQAEKTAEQLEDERQAAEDRAELPDFSAMAAQQYHKRGRKPEIVQVIAPYQATSSEQLDLQKGQLIMIRKKTDSGWWEGELQARGKKRQIGWFPASYVKPLTSSSNRSTPVSHGYQDSPTDPNIERVMALYPYQAQNEDELSFEKGDVITVLAKDEAAWWKGELNGMSGVFPSNYVSPMSNEMTTNLLMAGLDSMERKRQEYIKELITTEQAYIEDMRLVHEVFEKPLIESLVLTMDEVDKIFVNWRDIIACNDNFLRTLRIRRDNSEGAIVRMIGDILCENIPRMSAYIRFCSCQISAAVYLQRLTETMPEFVKVAQICQQDPRTKGMPLSSFLIKPMQRITKYPLIIGKILEHTPVDHPDRQYLQEALAKAEEFCTQVNEGVREKENSDRLEWLQTHVACDGLEEQLIFNSLTNSLGPRKLLHFGILHKAKSGKELVGFLTNDFLLFAQPVLSRKSLSSGQQFSFERNEHQKFKMYRKPIFLNELSFLGDSEMNGNINLGSCEGSENSTKILRLKDQKKPIILLAPSPSECSLWIRRITEARKKFMENEKTRLQRQRSKQAQFGACGRILVTVLEGFNLKTIPVRRRPPQGRLRLVVVEAEDLIMLKKGKCNTFCKVSMGSQEERTGVISGTDCPLWDTSMQFQVKDLLEDTLCITVFDKGYYSPDEFLGRAEIRVADIMRDSRDSCGPIQKRIQLHEVEKGVVVLKLDLRLFGNR, from the exons ATGGCCACCCCTCAAACTCCGG GTATGGATCCTTGGGTAATCCAACCCAGAGAACGTGCAAGATATAGAGAGCAGTTTGATTCTTTAAAACCAATCAATGGAGTTGTTACTGGAGAGCAAGCAAAAGAATTTTTACTTAAATCACAGCTTCCACCTGTTATCCTTGGACAAATATG GGCTTTATCAGATACAGATGCAGATGGAAAAATGGACATAAATGAATTTAGTATtgcatgtaaattaattaatttaaagttaCGTGGTTTTGAAATTCCTAAAGCCTTGCCTTCAGCTTTAATACAGAGTTTGAAGTCACTTTCTGCCA GTGATAGTAATGTTACGAACTTAACAAACGGAGCCGCTAATATTCTACCACAGAATAATGTTGCTTCATTAGTAAATTTATCTGCTCCACCGCAAGTTCCAGTACAGCCTTTAATTAGTGGGATGCCTATGACTGGATCTGTTCCACGTCCGCTTATAGGACCACCACCTGTAAATGGACCATTACCAGGACATGCTATTAGGCCTGTTTCACCAATGACCTTACCAG gaatcgtGCCTTCTACAagtactaccactaccactaccaccacTCCTAGTGGTGGTCCTTCTCAAAGACCTACACCACCCTCAAATATTG GGGCAAATTTTTCACCTGCTACTAGTGGTCCACCACCAAAGCCAGCACCGCCTTCATTTCCTAATAGCCCTGTCGCTACTGGGATTTCACCAATCAAAGTTCCACCTGTTTCTGCCACGGCTATTGTTCCTCCTGTTGTTCAATCTGTACAACCAATGACTACATCTACCATGG ATTTACTTGATCTTGAGTTTTCAG GGATGTCTGCAGCAGCACCAATTGCACCCTTAAATACAACTCCAACACCAATGGCTGCTTTTGGTATGGCACAAGCAATGCCTATGCAACCATTGTCTTGTACTAGTATGATTGCAGGTGGTTCTACTATGGTACCATCTATTGCACCAATGTCCACTG GAACTGGTGTAGTATCGACTCCTCCAGTTGTGGGTTTACCTCTAGTATCAGCAACCACAGCAAGTACGTTGGTGAATGGTGTAATTGCTCAAACACCAGTATCCACAAGTACACCATTAAGCACAACTGCACGTCCACCAAGTATAGATAGGGTGGGTTCGGTTGATTCACAACATAGTCAGCATTCAGTAGGTTCTCCACAATCTGTGGAATGGGCTGTACCTCatcaaacaaaattgaaatatactcAATTATTTAATACCTGGGACAGGGCGCGATCTGGGTTTCTATCTGGCCCTCAGGCCAGAAATATTATGGTGCAGTCACAATTACCTCAACAAGTGTTGGCACAGATatg GGCGTTAGCGGACATGGATTCGGATGGTCGTTTGAGTTGTGACGAATTTGTATTAGCAATGCATTTATGTGATATAGCTAAGCTTGGTGAAAAGATACCTACCACGTTACCAATTGAACTTATACCACCTGCATTCAGACGTCAACGACAAAGTAGCTTAACACTTTCACAAACTGGAACGGAAAATGTAGATCCATCGGCTGGTATGCCGCAA ACCTCTTTTGAAGACAAACGTAAAGAAAACTTTGAGAAAGGACAAGCGGAGCTAGAACGTAGACGCAAGGCTTTATTAGAAATTCAACGTAAAGAACAAGAGGAACGTGAAcgaaaagaaagggaagaagctgagaaacaagagaaaattaG ATTAGAACAAGAAAGACGAAGACAAGCAGAGATTGAGAAACAAATGCAAAGGCAGAAAGAGATTGAACAGGAAAAGGAAGAACAACGAAAACGAGCTCAAGAACAAAGAGAAGCAGCAAgaaa AGAGATGGAAAGACAACGACAATTAGAATGGGAAAAACAGAAATCACAAGAGCTTCAAACTCAGAGGCAAAAAGAACAAGATGTCTTACTAAAATTGAAAGCAAGAAATCAAACATTAACTATCGAATTAGGAACACTT AACGATAAAGTGAAAGAACTATCACAAAAAATCTGTGACACTCGAGTTGGTGTATCTGGAGTAAAAACGACGATTGATGGAATGCGGTCGACACGTGATGCACAGTTACAAGAGATGGCTGCCTTAAAGAATAAACTTAGAGAACAAAACCAAAGATTACTAGCCTTGAGTCAAGAGAAAGCTCGAATCGAAGCAAAGAATAAGCTAAATACAGCTATGGAATCGGCGGGCCAAGAAGCAATCAAAATGGCATTTGATAATAAACAAATTACCCTGAAACAAATGAAGGATAAAATTGCTGATTTACAACAGCAG attGATGCTAAAATGGctgacatagaaaataataatggcCAGCTTCAAGATATTAAAACGCAACTGGAAACTTTAATGGCTGACTGTAAGAACCTTTACTTAACTTTCgaagataaaaaattaaaagttttagAACTCAGAGCAAGTGGTGGTACTGGAGCTGGTACCGATTATACAACATCTGCATGGGGTGATAGTGGTTGGAATGATACTTCAGCGGCAGTTAACGATTCTGCATGGCCTGTTAATGATACCACCACAACTAATGCAGTGGAAGAAACTACTCCAGGGGTTATGAAATATAGAGCTTTATACGAATTTATAGCTAGAAATCAAGACGAAATATCGTTTCAACCTGGTGATATTATCTTG GTACCGCCTGTTCAAAACGCAGAACCAGGATGGATGGCTGGCGAAATTCGTGGTCATACTGGTTGGTTCCCGGAATCTTATGTAGAACCAATAGATGTTGGCAGCGCAAATGATAATGCTTTCATACAACAAGACAGTGTGGAGAAGAGAACGTTAGA AGGGATTGCTGAAGTTCCCGAGAATGTATCTGATGCCGGATCACTAGGCGATGAGCCTCCTCCTGTTGAACCTATCATACCTACTCTTGGATTAGGTGTAGTTTGTGATATACAAGTAACCACTTTGTATCACTATCGTCCTACGATAGAGCAACATCTTCTCTTTGAAAAAGGAGATATTATTAAAGTAGATGAACAGCAG GGTGATTGGTGGTATGGTACATCTGGTAATGGAGCTAAGGGTTGGTTCCCTAAATCGTATGTCAAGGAAATTTCTGCTAATCAAACTGCAATAGTTGAAGGACTCAATGAATACTACGTAGCCTTATATCCATATGATTCCGCCGAGGTTGGAGACTTAACATTCAACCAAGGAGAAGTTATATTAGTCACTAAAAAGGAAGGTGATTGGTGGACAGGCACTACAGGAGATAGGAATGGAATTTTTCCTGCCAATTATGTAGAAAAATGCGATGCTCCAGATCAG GGTGCCTCAATAACTACTAACGTATCTGAAACAACCGCGATTACTGAAACAACTGAAGACACAACCACAAGTAATCATGAAACAGCTACTTCAATTGCTCAGGCAACATTG CAAGCAGAGAAAACTGCTGAGCAGCTCGAAGATGAAAGACAAGCCGCGGAAGATAGAGCAGAATTGCCAGATTTTTCCGCAATGGCTGCGCAGCAG TATCATAAG AGAGGAAGAAAACCTGAAATTGTACAAGTTATTGCACCTTATCAAGCCACTAGCTCTGAGCAGTTAGATTTACAAAAGGGGCAATTAATAATGATTCGTAAGAAGACAGATAGTGGCTGGTGGGAAGGAGAATTACAG GCACGTGGTAAAAAAAGACAAATTGGTTGGTTCCCAGCTTCTTATGTTAAACCTTTAACCAGTAGTAGCAATCGAAGTACACCTGTTTCTCATGGATATCAAGACTCTCCTACAGATCCAAATATTG AACGCGTTATGGCATTGTACCCGTATCAGGCTCAAAATGAGGATGAATTAAGTTTCGAGAAAGGCGATGTTATAACCGTACTTGCAAAGGATGAAGCAGCATGGTGGAAAGGCGAATTAAATGGAATGTCTGGCGTTTTCCCTAGTAATTATGTATCTCCTATGT CTAATGAGATGACAACTAACTTACTAATGGCTGGATTGGATTCCATGGAAAGAAAACGACAAGAATACATAAAAGAACTTATCACAACTGAACAAGCATATATAGAAGACATGAGACTTGTTCACGAG GTTTTCGAGAAACCTCTAATTGAAAGTTTAGTTTTAACCATGGATGAagtagataaaatatttgttaattggAGAGATATTATTGCGTGTAACGATAATTTCTTAAG aacATTACGGATACGACGAGATAATAGCGAAGGAGCGATTGTAAGAATGATTGGAGACATTCTatgtgaaaat ATACCTAGAATGTCAGCATATATAAGATTCTGCAGTTGTCAAATATCCGCTGCTGTCTATCTTCAGAGATTGACTGAAACTATGCCAGAATTTGTCAAAGTTGCTCAAATTTGTCAGCAAGATCCACGTACAAAAGGAATGCCTTTGAGCTCTTTCCTTATAAAACCAATGCAAAGGATAACAAAGTATCCTCTTATTATTGGCAAA attttagaGCACACACCAGTTGACCATCCTGATAGGCAATATCTCCAAGAAGCATTGGCTAAAGCAGAAGAATTTTGTACTcag GTAAATGAAGGAgttagagagaaagaaaatagtgATAGATTAGAATGGTTGCAAACACATGTGGCATGTGATGGTCTTGAAGAACAACTTATCTTTAATTCTTTAACCAATTCTTTAGGTCCACGAAAACTTCTTCATTTTGGTATACTTCATAAG GCAAAAAGTGGAAAAGAACTTGTTGGATTTCTCACAAACGACTTTTTACTATTTGCTCAACCAGTACTCAGCAGAAAGTCTTTATCCAGTGGACAACAGTTTTCATTTGAGAGAAACGAACATCAAAAATTCAAGATGTATAGAAAG ccaatatttttaaacgaattatCTTTTCTGGGTGATTCAGAGATGAATGGTAATATTAATTTAGGTTCCTGTGAAGGTTCAGAAAATTCAACCAAAATATTGAGACTAAAAGACCAAAAAAAGCCAATAATATTATTAGCACCGTCTCCAAGCGAATGTTCACTATGGATCAGAAGAATTACAGAAGCAAGAAAGAAATTTATGGAGAACgaaaaaacacgtttgcaaaGACAAAGATCAA AGCAGGCGCAATTTGGAGCGTGTGGCAGAATTCTTGTTACAGTGCTTGAAGGTTTCAATTTAAAGACAATACCTG TTCGCAGAAGACCACCCCAGGGTAGACTTCGATTAGTAGTTGTGGAAGCTGAAGATTTAATTATGTTGAAAAAAG GAAAGTGCAATACATTTTGTAAAGTGAGTATGGGCTCACAAGAAGAGAGAACGGGTGTCATATCAGGAACTGATTGTCCTTTATGGGATACATCAATGCAGTTTCAAGTAAAGGATTTACTTGAGGATACTTTATGTATCACGGTCTTCGATAAAGGCTATTATAGTCCAGATG AATTCCTCGGCCGAGCAGAAATAAGAGTTGCTGACATAATGAGAGATAGTAGAGATTCGTGTGGGCCAATACAGAAACGTATTCAGTTACACGAAGTCGAAAAAGGCGTCGTTGTGTTGAAGTTGGATTTACGACTCTTTGGTAATCGATAA